One window of Nocardia nova SH22a genomic DNA carries:
- a CDS encoding MlaD family protein, producing MILDPSGRGPGPLRLGGIGVALVVVVSAGVYLLGLRYTGAFADTVDVTADMTSTGDGMPPRADITFRGMIVGTVAEVGMAAKGERQLVALKLKPAEAESIPSTVTARVVPSNLFGVTALELVDNGPAPGGLRAGMTIHQDTGTATTQLQATLTTLRTALDAIQPQRLARVLGTLSQALDSGARVPGSTIERLDAWTTQVRAIPGIGDLLGDLGAAATAVNRSAPELIDALGDSVTTARTLTERRSNLIALLTEAGNTVDATNGLFARNPDAGKELTIGLDDTFGALATDPGAIAGAVANLNSALSRFATVFNWGPSNQMRWAIDVTFTPFRPYTAADCPHYGELAGPHCAAAPDAAPPQGFPPQLLPGRIGVAGPPSPAPDAPITPPLPQIPGLPTFPGLTAPSGPAQPFAPDAPFGPAVPSTPTPPPGPTALFGSTPPFGPDGPLGPAAAIPAAPSGPAAPPDPPGPPNSTAPASYTGPAAVAAIVGNRPNAAQLVLLGPVLSGGMVTVRTAPAGHGGR from the coding sequence GTGATCCTCGATCCGAGCGGCCGCGGGCCGGGCCCGCTGCGATTGGGCGGCATCGGCGTCGCCCTCGTCGTCGTGGTCTCCGCGGGGGTGTATCTGCTGGGCCTGCGCTACACCGGCGCGTTCGCCGACACCGTCGACGTCACCGCCGACATGACCAGCACCGGCGACGGTATGCCGCCCCGCGCCGACATCACCTTCCGCGGCATGATCGTCGGCACCGTCGCCGAGGTGGGGATGGCGGCGAAGGGTGAGCGCCAACTCGTCGCGCTGAAGTTGAAACCCGCCGAGGCCGAGTCGATCCCGTCGACCGTGACGGCCAGGGTCGTACCGTCGAATCTGTTCGGCGTCACCGCACTCGAACTGGTCGACAACGGCCCCGCGCCGGGTGGTCTGCGGGCCGGGATGACGATCCACCAGGACACCGGCACGGCCACGACCCAGTTGCAGGCCACGTTGACCACACTGCGCACCGCGCTCGACGCGATCCAGCCGCAACGACTGGCCCGCGTCCTGGGCACGCTGTCGCAGGCGCTCGATTCCGGTGCGCGCGTGCCGGGTTCGACCATCGAACGCCTCGACGCCTGGACCACCCAGGTGCGCGCGATTCCCGGAATCGGCGATCTGCTCGGCGATCTCGGCGCCGCCGCGACCGCCGTGAACCGGTCCGCACCGGAACTGATCGACGCGCTCGGCGATTCGGTCACCACGGCCCGCACCCTCACCGAGCGGCGATCGAATCTGATCGCGCTGCTGACCGAGGCCGGGAACACCGTCGACGCCACCAACGGCTTGTTCGCCCGGAACCCCGACGCCGGAAAGGAATTGACGATCGGCCTCGACGACACCTTCGGCGCGCTGGCCACCGACCCCGGCGCGATCGCCGGTGCGGTCGCCAACCTGAACTCGGCGCTGAGCCGGTTCGCCACCGTCTTCAACTGGGGGCCCAGCAACCAGATGCGATGGGCCATCGACGTCACCTTCACACCGTTCCGGCCCTACACCGCGGCGGACTGCCCGCATTACGGTGAACTCGCCGGACCACACTGCGCCGCAGCCCCGGATGCCGCACCACCGCAAGGCTTTCCACCACAGCTACTGCCCGGACGCATCGGCGTGGCCGGTCCACCGAGTCCGGCGCCCGATGCTCCGATCACACCGCCGCTGCCGCAGATTCCGGGCCTGCCGACCTTCCCCGGCCTCACCGCACCCTCCGGGCCCGCTCAGCCTTTCGCGCCAGACGCCCCCTTCGGCCCCGCCGTACCCTCCACTCCCACCCCGCCGCCCGGCCCTACCGCACTCTTCGGCTCCACTCCGCCTTTCGGCCCGGACGGCCCCCTCGGCCCTGCCGCCGCCATTCCCGCCGCCCCGTCGGGCCCCGCCGCGCCACCGGATCCCCCCGGGCCCCCGAATTCCACCGCACCGGCCTCCTACACCGGACCCGCCGCTGTAGCCGCCATCGTCGGCAACCGACCGAATGCGGCACAGCTGGTGCTGCTGGGCCCGGTGCTGTCCGGTGGCATGGTCACGGTGCGCACCGCACCGGCCGGGCACGGAGGGCGCTGA
- a CDS encoding ABC transporter permease has product MAAYVPPLLRPVRRLGTALRAPAELPVRLGHQGLMFGRALAAVPFVLRHYRTELLRLITDVTWGNGSLVVGGGTIGVIVILCGFGGITVGMEAHSALDLLTMSPLTGAISGFATTRELAPLLATLAFGAQAGCRFTAQLGSMRIAEEIDALESIAIRPLPYLITTRMLAAAAAIVPLYSVGLAVAYVSTRVSVLFLGGSTLGTYDHYFHQFLNPIDIAYSIAKIVVFVMIASFIQCYYGFVATGGPEGVGVAAGRAIKTTIIVVVFVNLVLSLSIWGIDPDIRISG; this is encoded by the coding sequence ATGGCGGCCTATGTTCCGCCGCTGCTGCGACCGGTGCGGCGGCTGGGCACCGCCCTGCGCGCACCGGCCGAGCTGCCGGTGCGCCTGGGGCATCAAGGCCTGATGTTCGGGCGGGCGCTGGCGGCCGTCCCGTTCGTGCTGCGCCACTACCGCACGGAACTGCTGCGCCTGATCACCGATGTGACCTGGGGCAACGGCTCGCTGGTCGTCGGCGGCGGCACGATCGGGGTGATCGTGATCCTGTGCGGATTCGGCGGCATCACCGTCGGCATGGAGGCCCACAGCGCCCTCGATCTGCTCACGATGAGCCCGCTGACCGGCGCGATCTCCGGATTCGCCACCACCCGCGAACTCGCCCCGCTGCTGGCCACGCTCGCCTTCGGCGCGCAGGCCGGATGCCGGTTCACCGCCCAGCTGGGATCGATGCGGATCGCCGAGGAGATCGACGCGCTCGAATCGATCGCGATTCGCCCGCTCCCCTATCTGATCACCACCAGGATGCTCGCCGCGGCGGCCGCCATCGTCCCGCTCTACAGCGTCGGACTGGCCGTCGCGTACGTGAGCACACGGGTGTCGGTGCTGTTCCTCGGCGGCAGCACGCTGGGCACCTACGACCACTACTTCCATCAGTTCCTGAACCCGATCGACATCGCCTACTCGATCGCGAAAATCGTCGTCTTCGTCATGATCGCCTCGTTCATCCAGTGCTACTACGGCTTCGTCGCCACGGGCGGCCCGGAGGGTGTGGGGGTCGCGGCCGGACGCGCCATCAAGACCACGATCATCGTGGTCGTCTTCGTCAATCTTGTTCTCTCACTGTCCATTTGGGGTATCGACCCCGATATCCGGATTTCGGGTTAG
- a CDS encoding MlaE family ABC transporter permease — protein sequence MSAQLTTAGTRTASRPPGPSDRRRVIRFGVDYWHDHPQRSVETAGRQVLMTGRALLELITSIVRRRFPWQEFVRQCAFMAGVSATPTLLVAVPIAVVVSIQIGSLVSQVGATTFIGAVNGLGIIRQGAPLVTSLMIAGAVGSSICADLGSRTIREEIDAMTVMGVDPVRRLVAPRLAAAVLVSTLLCGLVVFVGFATGYAFNVYMQSGTPGSYIRTFASFAVAADLVVAMIKAAIFGALAAIIACDTGLHARGGPAGVADAVNSAVVNSAIILFGANILITQMYATVLPSKVL from the coding sequence ATGTCAGCGCAGCTCACGACCGCTGGGACGCGAACGGCGTCCAGGCCGCCGGGCCCGTCCGACCGCCGCCGGGTCATCCGGTTCGGCGTCGACTACTGGCACGACCATCCGCAGCGGTCGGTCGAAACGGCCGGGCGGCAGGTGCTGATGACCGGGCGCGCACTGCTCGAACTGATCACGTCCATCGTCCGGCGGCGGTTCCCGTGGCAGGAGTTCGTCCGGCAGTGCGCGTTCATGGCCGGTGTGTCGGCCACGCCGACCCTGCTGGTCGCCGTGCCGATCGCCGTCGTGGTGTCGATCCAGATCGGTTCGCTGGTCAGCCAGGTCGGCGCGACCACATTCATCGGCGCGGTCAACGGTCTGGGCATCATCCGCCAGGGCGCGCCGCTGGTGACATCGCTGATGATCGCGGGCGCGGTGGGCTCCTCCATCTGCGCCGATCTCGGTTCCCGCACGATCCGCGAGGAGATCGACGCCATGACCGTGATGGGCGTCGATCCGGTCCGCCGCCTGGTCGCACCCCGGCTGGCCGCCGCAGTCCTGGTCAGCACGCTGCTGTGCGGGCTGGTGGTGTTCGTCGGGTTCGCGACCGGATACGCGTTCAACGTCTACATGCAGTCCGGCACGCCGGGCTCCTACATCCGGACGTTCGCGTCGTTCGCGGTCGCCGCCGATCTCGTCGTGGCGATGATCAAGGCGGCGATATTCGGCGCACTGGCCGCGATCATCGCCTGCGACACGGGATTACACGCGCGCGGCGGTCCCGCCGGTGTCGCGGACGCGGTGAATTCGGCCGTCGTGAACTCCGCGATCATCCTGTTCGGCGCCAACATCCTCATCACGCAGATGTACGCCACCGTGCTGCCGTCGAAGGTGCTGTGA
- a CDS encoding TetR/AcrR family transcriptional regulator gives MAIEEKLPGVWQVSPPARGRKTGRRNGPRLPLEQRREQLLDAAFDVVGREGLSGLTMQAVARQAGVAKPVLYAVYPTAPELVAGLLHREHTRGMRQVFDALPEDLSDTDPDVAYADSVMVFLRAVESDPVRWRLILTHADGAPSDYNELLSAARENIVARLIQLLQAGIEMRGGPDKADPELIGHVMLGFVETLGRMVISDPERFPPDRLQSTVRALIKTLPKKV, from the coding sequence GTGGCTATCGAAGAAAAGCTTCCCGGTGTCTGGCAGGTCTCCCCGCCTGCGCGCGGGCGGAAGACCGGGCGGCGCAACGGTCCTCGATTGCCACTCGAGCAGCGGCGGGAACAGTTGCTGGACGCGGCATTCGACGTGGTCGGCCGGGAAGGGCTGTCCGGGTTGACCATGCAGGCGGTCGCCCGACAGGCCGGTGTCGCCAAGCCGGTGCTGTATGCCGTCTATCCCACGGCTCCCGAACTCGTGGCCGGGTTGCTGCATCGCGAACACACCCGCGGGATGCGGCAGGTCTTCGACGCGCTGCCCGAAGACCTCAGCGACACCGATCCCGATGTCGCCTACGCCGATTCCGTGATGGTGTTCCTGCGGGCCGTGGAATCGGATCCGGTGCGCTGGCGGCTGATCCTCACCCATGCCGACGGCGCGCCGTCGGACTACAACGAACTGCTGTCGGCCGCGCGGGAGAACATCGTCGCCCGGCTGATCCAGCTGTTGCAGGCGGGCATCGAGATGCGCGGCGGCCCGGACAAGGCCGACCCCGAACTCATCGGCCACGTCATGCTCGGCTTCGTCGAAACCCTCGGCCGCATGGTCATTTCCGACCCGGAGCGGTTCCCGCCGGATCGGCTGCAGTCCACCGTGCGCGCGCTGATCAAGACTCTGCCGAAGAAGGTGTGA
- a CDS encoding RNA polymerase sigma-70 factor, whose product MTTDEHAGRFTALRPLLFTIAYEILGSATDSDDALQDSYLRWAAVDLATVRDTRAYLARLVTRQALNTLRARMRRREDYLGPWLPEPLLLDDHDPAADAVLAESVSMAMLVLLESLTPDERAVFVLREVFGFDYDEIADAVGKSVPAVRQVAHRARTHVQARRQRFAPADTATVERITGRFLAAVTTGDTEGLLALLAPNATWTADGGGKAVAVRHPVVGAEQVAHYLVSLFRKLGGTTDLRVDTVNCNHTPALAVHRDGRLESLYLIELGEGRITNFYAIRNPDKLSAALVPRRISR is encoded by the coding sequence ATGACCACCGACGAACACGCCGGGCGATTCACCGCGCTGCGGCCGCTGCTGTTCACGATCGCCTACGAAATCCTCGGCTCCGCAACCGATTCCGACGATGCTCTGCAGGACAGTTATCTGCGCTGGGCCGCGGTGGACCTCGCGACCGTCCGCGACACCAGGGCCTATCTGGCGCGCCTGGTGACCCGCCAGGCGCTCAACACCCTGCGGGCCCGGATGCGCCGCCGTGAGGACTACCTCGGCCCCTGGCTGCCCGAACCACTGCTGCTCGACGACCACGATCCGGCGGCGGACGCGGTGCTCGCCGAATCGGTGTCGATGGCGATGCTGGTGTTGCTGGAGTCCCTCACCCCCGACGAGCGCGCGGTGTTCGTGCTGCGGGAGGTGTTCGGATTCGACTACGACGAGATCGCCGATGCGGTGGGCAAATCCGTCCCCGCGGTGCGCCAGGTGGCCCATCGCGCCCGCACCCACGTCCAGGCCCGGCGGCAGCGTTTCGCCCCCGCCGACACGGCCACGGTCGAGCGGATCACCGGCCGGTTCCTGGCCGCGGTGACCACCGGCGACACCGAGGGCCTGCTCGCCCTGCTCGCGCCGAACGCCACCTGGACCGCCGACGGCGGCGGCAAGGCGGTCGCGGTGCGTCATCCGGTGGTGGGCGCCGAACAGGTGGCGCACTATCTGGTGAGCCTGTTCCGGAAACTGGGCGGCACAACGGATCTGCGCGTCGACACCGTCAACTGCAACCACACCCCCGCCCTCGCCGTCCATCGCGACGGGCGGCTCGAGAGTCTCTACCTGATCGAGCTGGGCGAGGGCCGAATCACCAACTTCTACGCCATCCGAAACCCGGACAAACTGTCAGCGGCCCTCGTGCCCCGCCGGATCAGCCGCTGA
- the ccrA gene encoding crotonyl-CoA carboxylase/reductase — translation MTDRLAAAVLDGAPADVLLAQEVPAQYPAAHLRREDVGIFDGVTDKDPRRSIHLGEVPMPELAPDEALVAVMASSINFNTVWSSIFEPVSTFDMLERYARPGGFASRHRRDYQVIGSDAAGVVVRTGAGVRNWKVGDHVTVSPVVVDDQHAGAHDDAMLDPAMTAWGYETNFGGLAHYCVVRASQLLPKPAHLTWEEAACINLCGGTAYRMLVGDHGARIKQGDIVLIWGAAGGLGAFATQLVSNAGGIPVGVVSSEEKARLVRALGCEVVVNRSELELDTGDRGPEATIAAAKRLGRAIRSAVGEDPHVAFDYTGRDTFGMSVIVVRRGGTVITCGSSSGYRHEYDNRYLWMNLKRVIGSHAMNLKEAAEMIRLFDLGKLAPPLSAVHPLSDVAEAVRSVQKNVHVGKVGVLGLAPHTGLGVTDPEKRERLGEAFLTPLRPLPALITASTADRVAVHQ, via the coding sequence ATGACGGATCGGCTCGCCGCGGCGGTACTCGACGGCGCACCCGCCGACGTGCTGCTCGCACAGGAGGTTCCCGCCCAGTATCCGGCGGCCCATCTGCGCCGGGAGGACGTCGGCATATTCGACGGCGTGACCGACAAGGATCCACGCAGGTCGATCCATCTCGGCGAGGTGCCCATGCCCGAACTCGCACCCGACGAGGCGCTGGTGGCGGTCATGGCCAGTTCGATCAACTTCAACACCGTGTGGTCGTCGATCTTCGAACCGGTGTCGACCTTCGACATGCTCGAACGATATGCGCGGCCGGGCGGTTTCGCGTCCCGGCACCGGCGCGACTACCAGGTCATCGGCTCGGATGCGGCCGGGGTCGTGGTCCGTACCGGCGCCGGGGTGCGCAACTGGAAGGTCGGCGACCACGTGACGGTGTCTCCCGTCGTCGTCGACGATCAGCACGCCGGTGCGCACGACGACGCCATGCTCGATCCGGCCATGACCGCCTGGGGCTATGAGACCAATTTCGGTGGGCTGGCCCATTATTGCGTCGTGCGGGCCAGTCAGCTGCTGCCCAAACCGGCACATCTGACCTGGGAGGAGGCGGCCTGTATCAATCTGTGCGGCGGCACCGCCTACCGGATGCTGGTGGGCGATCACGGTGCGCGGATCAAACAGGGTGACATCGTGCTGATCTGGGGCGCGGCCGGCGGGCTCGGCGCGTTCGCGACACAGTTGGTGAGCAATGCCGGTGGCATCCCGGTCGGCGTGGTGTCGTCGGAGGAGAAGGCGCGGCTGGTGCGGGCGCTGGGGTGTGAGGTCGTCGTCAACCGCTCGGAATTGGAACTCGACACCGGTGATCGCGGCCCGGAGGCGACGATAGCCGCCGCCAAACGACTCGGCCGGGCCATCCGTTCCGCCGTCGGTGAGGATCCGCATGTGGCGTTCGACTACACCGGCCGCGACACCTTCGGCATGTCGGTGATCGTCGTGCGGCGCGGCGGCACGGTCATCACCTGCGGATCGTCGAGCGGATATCGGCACGAATACGACAACCGCTATTTGTGGATGAATTTGAAACGTGTCATCGGCAGTCATGCGATGAATTTGAAAGAAGCCGCGGAAATGATTCGCCTCTTCGATCTGGGAAAGCTGGCGCCACCATTGTCCGCGGTCCATCCGCTGTCCGATGTGGCCGAGGCGGTACGTTCCGTTCAGAAAAATGTCCATGTCGGCAAGGTCGGGGTGCTGGGACTCGCTCCACATACCGGTCTCGGCGTCACCGACCCGGAGAAACGAGAGCGGCTGGGCGAGGCATTCCTGACCCCGCTACGACCGCTGCCTGCACTGATTACCGCATCGACCGCCGACCGCGTGGCGGTGCACCAGTAA